The following coding sequences lie in one Brevibacterium marinum genomic window:
- a CDS encoding MaoC/PaaZ C-terminal domain-containing protein, translating to MSVTDFSQLTIGDTVVEAEIPLSRASLIDYAGASGDHNPIHWSERFATEVGLDGVIAHGMLSMAVVVAPVVEWIGDPGAIVDYRTRFSAPVLVPDAESGTPAEPTATLSMTAVVGAVDGAVGTARIDVTVKSEDQDVLSRTQIRVAR from the coding sequence ATGAGCGTCACCGACTTCTCCCAGCTGACCATCGGAGACACCGTCGTCGAAGCCGAGATCCCCCTTTCTCGGGCCTCGCTCATCGACTACGCCGGAGCCTCGGGCGACCACAACCCGATCCACTGGTCCGAGCGCTTCGCCACCGAGGTCGGCCTCGACGGCGTCATCGCCCACGGCATGCTCTCAATGGCCGTGGTCGTCGCTCCGGTCGTGGAGTGGATCGGGGACCCGGGCGCGATCGTCGACTATCGCACGCGGTTCTCCGCACCGGTGCTCGTTCCCGACGCCGAATCCGGAACACCGGCCGAACCCACCGCGACCCTGTCGATGACCGCCGTCGTCGGAGCGGTCGACGGGGCCGTGGGCACCGCCCGCATCGACGTCACGGTGAAGTCCGAAGATCAGGATGTGCTCAGCCGCACCCAGATCAGGGTCGCACGGTGA
- a CDS encoding FAS1-like dehydratase domain-containing protein, with translation MQVNTDRQGASYSLPRPYEVSREAVAEFALATNARADYHFETEAATALGYRDVVAPTTFAVIIAQKCEATYIGDPESGIDFSKVVHGSEQFSITRPIVAGDSLSATTHIDGVRVAGSNAMITTRTEITDAAEQPVVTVTSTIVVRGDGE, from the coding sequence ATGCAGGTGAATACCGATCGGCAGGGAGCCAGCTATTCCCTGCCACGCCCCTATGAGGTGTCGCGGGAGGCGGTCGCGGAGTTCGCGCTGGCCACCAACGCGCGGGCCGACTACCACTTCGAGACCGAAGCGGCGACCGCCCTGGGATATCGCGACGTCGTCGCTCCCACCACCTTCGCCGTCATCATCGCGCAGAAGTGCGAAGCGACCTACATCGGCGATCCCGAATCCGGCATCGATTTCTCCAAGGTCGTCCACGGCTCCGAGCAGTTCAGCATCACCCGGCCCATCGTCGCCGGTGACAGTCTGTCAGCGACCACTCACATCGACGGCGTGCGGGTCGCCGGCAGCAATGCGATGATCACCACCCGCACCGAGATCACCGACGCCGCCGAACAGCCGGTCGTCACCGTGACCTCGACCATCGTCGTGAGAGGAGACGGAGAATGA
- a CDS encoding biotin carboxylase, protein MTNVPTDPSTSDSAAEPRAVKDAVAVPGAGRPSGEPRTPTPASAPASAPGREAAAAPGPPTAPGPAPADVEVHVGTDAAYTGEEAERVQLRRPLRNVSEVRHFFRTNITPIYFFGATPFNLLGLDRWVRNFSYITYYDGWDGGHPRVFSPRYKPFVEFDSGEAINNWLLLNAEVRAHMTTNLPHGERPKVAMVFFDEETERICRELGYDLILPSAALRNQLDSKIETTKLGNEAGAFSVPNVLATADTYAQLSAEAQKEYLGTDLVVQTPYGDSGKTTFFIAAEADWDRHKHDIIGEQLKIMKRINNTPVAVEAVITNSGVVVGPFLTELAGFAELTPYKGGWCGNEMTPDVLTTDQRTRARELVRRMGEGLRKRGYRGFFEVDVLVDLDSDDVYLGELNPRISGASAITNVTAGAYADVPLFLFHLLEYLDVELDLDVDEINERWEELSGADEWSQMVIKETADIVEYITHSPLTGQYYLEQYGTLTYKRAALDWHPLQNGNEVFFLRIFGAGEYRWKGADLGVLVTKNPLQTKAGGPNALSIRAKHFIDSIRAMYAGVPVTAEDPSPALGGPGAKGD, encoded by the coding sequence ATGACGAACGTTCCTACAGACCCAAGCACCTCGGATTCTGCCGCAGAACCGCGTGCGGTCAAGGACGCGGTGGCGGTTCCCGGCGCCGGTCGGCCCAGCGGAGAGCCCCGCACGCCCACTCCTGCCTCGGCGCCGGCATCCGCACCGGGAAGGGAAGCGGCAGCCGCCCCGGGACCACCGACCGCTCCGGGACCGGCTCCGGCCGATGTGGAGGTCCATGTCGGCACCGATGCCGCCTACACAGGCGAGGAGGCCGAACGGGTCCAGCTCCGGCGCCCCCTGCGCAACGTCTCGGAGGTGCGTCATTTCTTCCGCACCAACATCACCCCCATCTACTTCTTCGGGGCGACCCCGTTCAACCTGCTCGGCCTCGACCGGTGGGTGCGCAACTTCTCCTACATCACCTACTACGACGGGTGGGACGGCGGACATCCGCGCGTCTTCTCCCCGAGGTACAAACCCTTCGTCGAGTTCGACAGCGGTGAGGCGATCAACAACTGGCTGCTGCTCAACGCCGAGGTCCGCGCCCATATGACCACCAACCTGCCCCACGGTGAGCGACCCAAGGTCGCGATGGTCTTCTTCGACGAGGAGACGGAGCGGATCTGCCGTGAGCTCGGCTACGATCTCATCCTGCCCTCGGCGGCGCTGCGAAATCAGCTCGACTCGAAGATCGAGACGACGAAGCTCGGCAATGAGGCCGGCGCCTTCTCCGTACCCAATGTGCTCGCCACGGCCGACACGTACGCGCAGCTGAGCGCCGAAGCGCAGAAGGAGTACCTGGGCACCGACCTCGTCGTCCAGACTCCGTACGGCGATTCGGGGAAGACGACGTTCTTCATCGCCGCGGAGGCGGACTGGGATCGGCACAAGCACGACATCATCGGCGAGCAGCTGAAGATCATGAAGCGCATCAACAACACCCCGGTGGCGGTGGAGGCCGTCATCACCAACAGCGGAGTCGTCGTCGGACCGTTCCTCACCGAGCTGGCCGGCTTCGCCGAGCTGACTCCGTACAAGGGCGGTTGGTGCGGCAATGAGATGACACCCGACGTGCTCACGACCGATCAGCGCACCCGCGCCAGGGAACTGGTTCGGCGCATGGGTGAGGGATTGCGCAAGCGCGGCTACCGCGGCTTCTTCGAAGTCGACGTGCTCGTCGACCTCGACTCCGACGATGTGTACCTCGGCGAGCTCAACCCCCGCATCTCCGGCGCCTCGGCGATCACCAATGTCACCGCCGGCGCCTACGCCGACGTGCCGCTGTTCCTGTTCCATCTGCTGGAATACCTCGACGTCGAGTTGGATCTCGACGTCGATGAGATCAACGAACGGTGGGAGGAGCTCTCCGGTGCCGACGAGTGGAGCCAGATGGTGATCAAGGAGACCGCCGACATCGTCGAGTACATCACGCACTCACCGCTGACCGGTCAGTACTACCTCGAACAGTACGGGACTCTGACCTATAAGCGCGCGGCTCTGGACTGGCACCCTCTGCAGAACGGCAATGAGGTCTTCTTCCTGCGCATCTTCGGTGCCGGGGAGTACCGGTGGAAGGGTGCCGACCTGGGTGTGCTCGTGACGAAGAACCCGCTGCAGACCAAGGCCGGTGGTCCGAACGCGCTGAGCATCAGGGCCAAGCACTTCATCGATTCGATCCGTGCGATGTACGCCGGTGTGCCCGTCACCGCCGAGGATCCTTCGCCCGCGCTGGGCGGTCCCGGCGCCAAGGGAGACTGA
- a CDS encoding serine hydrolase: MTETSPDQNVPVAADAASIDRDNWQDADNVRWSFQHVDQVLPTTPISRGTGPVAELPVDLQDLGSVEVPKTEFSGARSVRSVIEASSTDAWMVMHNGTVLTEEYFSTMRPETEHLLMSVSKSLVGTVAGVLVGAGDLDPSRLVTDYVPELASSGYAGATVRHILDMRSGIRFSENYLDPESEVRQIEEAIGWSETKPAGRATGMYEFLTTLEAKSAHGGVYEYRSCESDVLGWVCEKIAGESMQTLMSRVLWSRIGAERDALIAADQYGVGMFDGGINTTLRDLARFGYLYSNRGVSLTGEQVAPTSWIGDTLTGDTDSRQAFADGPDDNRMPGGMYRNQFWFPFPDSHAFLALGIHGQMIYMNPGANFVGVKLSSWGLPQDAGKLFPTIRAFDALAKAVTID, encoded by the coding sequence GTGACCGAGACGTCGCCGGACCAGAACGTGCCCGTCGCCGCCGATGCGGCGAGCATCGACCGAGACAACTGGCAGGATGCCGACAATGTCCGCTGGTCGTTCCAGCACGTCGATCAGGTGCTGCCCACGACTCCGATCTCCCGTGGGACCGGACCTGTGGCCGAACTTCCTGTCGACCTGCAGGACCTCGGCTCGGTCGAGGTTCCGAAGACCGAGTTCTCCGGGGCCCGCAGCGTCCGCAGCGTCATCGAGGCCAGCAGCACCGATGCGTGGATGGTCATGCACAACGGAACGGTGCTCACCGAGGAGTACTTCTCCACGATGCGGCCGGAGACCGAGCACCTGCTGATGTCGGTCAGCAAATCCCTGGTCGGCACGGTCGCCGGTGTGCTCGTCGGAGCGGGAGACCTCGATCCGAGCCGACTGGTCACCGACTACGTCCCCGAGCTCGCCTCCTCGGGCTATGCCGGAGCCACGGTTCGCCACATCCTCGATATGCGCTCGGGAATCAGGTTCTCCGAGAACTACCTCGACCCCGAGTCCGAAGTCCGGCAGATCGAGGAGGCGATCGGCTGGTCGGAGACGAAACCCGCGGGCCGGGCGACGGGGATGTATGAGTTCCTCACCACGCTTGAGGCGAAGTCCGCGCACGGCGGCGTCTACGAGTACCGCTCGTGCGAGTCCGATGTCCTCGGTTGGGTGTGCGAGAAGATCGCGGGCGAGAGCATGCAGACCCTCATGTCTCGTGTGCTGTGGTCGCGCATCGGTGCCGAACGCGATGCGCTCATCGCCGCGGACCAGTACGGCGTTGGCATGTTCGACGGCGGCATCAACACCACCCTGCGCGACCTCGCACGATTCGGCTACCTCTATTCGAACCGAGGAGTCTCGCTCACCGGTGAGCAGGTGGCACCGACATCCTGGATCGGCGACACTCTCACCGGCGACACCGACTCGAGGCAGGCCTTCGCGGACGGTCCCGACGACAATCGCATGCCCGGCGGGATGTATCGCAACCAATTCTGGTTCCCGTTTCCGGACTCGCATGCCTTTCTCGCACTGGGCATCCATGGTCAGATGATCTACATGAATCCGGGGGCCAACTTCGTCGGCGTCAAGCTCTCCAGCTGGGGCCTGCCCCAGGATGCGGGCAAGCTGTTCCCGACCATCCGGGCCTTCGACGCCCTGGCGAAGGCGGTCACGATCGATTGA
- a CDS encoding MFS transporter: MRAQLPRAFRWFWAGETVSGFGSWITLLALQVIVVDYLHAGTVGLGWMNAARWLPYLLFGLVLGALIDRVRRRPVMIASDLVRALLLSAIPVLWIGDLLNLVTLLLLAALLGTATLVNDSASQAFVPRLIPSRSLQSAHARIDGTNAAAETAGPALGGALLAVIAAPLAMLVNVGTFLFSAVVVSALRVEEPARARVDDSARPSLRREIGAGLKWVYSTPSLRDLAVWTHVWFAAQAVFVAVTADYFLNDIGIDAFWFGIVMAGSGFGGIIGALSSRGAGEKLGNGRAVILAHVCSASGALVLLAAPAIAGPVPVLFLGVFLHGFGIGLSNSHEMAYRQSITPDGFQARTNTTMRSTNRAVVVIVSPLAGSLAAATSSELALTIAAGIFALAAAGLWFSPFRTVRIDT, encoded by the coding sequence ATGAGAGCGCAGCTGCCCCGAGCCTTTCGGTGGTTCTGGGCGGGCGAAACCGTGTCGGGTTTCGGCAGCTGGATCACCCTCCTGGCCCTGCAGGTCATCGTCGTCGACTACCTGCACGCGGGAACCGTTGGCTTGGGCTGGATGAATGCCGCGAGATGGCTCCCCTATCTGCTCTTCGGGCTCGTCCTCGGTGCGCTCATCGATCGCGTCCGCCGCCGACCTGTCATGATCGCAAGCGACCTCGTCCGTGCGTTGCTGCTGAGTGCGATTCCGGTGCTGTGGATCGGCGACCTGCTCAACCTGGTCACACTGCTGCTGCTCGCAGCACTCCTGGGGACCGCGACTCTCGTCAACGACAGTGCCTCGCAGGCCTTCGTGCCCCGACTCATTCCGTCACGGAGCCTGCAGTCCGCCCATGCCCGGATCGACGGGACCAATGCCGCAGCGGAGACGGCGGGACCGGCCCTCGGTGGTGCGCTGCTGGCGGTCATAGCGGCACCGCTGGCCATGCTCGTCAACGTGGGCACGTTTCTGTTCTCAGCGGTCGTCGTCTCCGCACTGCGCGTCGAGGAGCCTGCACGCGCTCGCGTCGATGATTCCGCACGTCCGAGCCTGCGCAGAGAGATAGGAGCCGGACTGAAATGGGTGTATTCGACTCCGAGCCTCCGCGACCTCGCCGTATGGACCCATGTGTGGTTCGCCGCCCAGGCCGTTTTCGTCGCCGTCACCGCAGACTATTTCCTCAACGACATCGGCATTGACGCCTTCTGGTTCGGGATTGTCATGGCCGGCAGCGGTTTCGGCGGGATCATCGGTGCCCTGAGCTCACGTGGGGCAGGTGAGAAGCTGGGCAACGGGCGGGCGGTCATCCTTGCGCATGTGTGTTCGGCGAGCGGAGCTCTCGTCCTGCTGGCAGCACCGGCCATCGCAGGGCCGGTGCCCGTCCTCTTCCTCGGAGTCTTCCTGCACGGGTTCGGCATCGGTCTGAGCAATTCGCACGAAATGGCCTACCGACAGTCGATCACACCCGACGGTTTTCAAGCGCGAACGAACACGACGATGCGGTCGACGAACCGCGCCGTCGTCGTCATCGTGTCACCGCTGGCCGGAAGCCTCGCTGCCGCCACGAGCTCAGAACTCGCACTGACCATCGCCGCGGGGATCTTCGCACTGGCAGCGGCCGGTCTGTGGTTCTCACCGTTCCGCACGGTGCGCATCGACACCTGA
- a CDS encoding FAD-dependent oxidoreductase, with product MIDTSARVAVIGSGIAGAGVAFGLASRDVDVTVFDDAMAGQATAASAGIIAPWVSTSTGAYYETYAAGGSFYPDFLARLSGLGIPELGYRRSGALVVNRDPDALAEAAGHVRGRVAAAGSVAGEVYDIDSANLAELFPPIGPDMTGLFVTGGGRVDGRTLRDAVLTGAKAYGASLVSDSARSIAPAGSTSEGTWTVGTTSATEDFDAIVIAGGARSTEILDRLGHTVSITPQRGQLVHLSLRGTNTSPWPTVHPLDHHYITPFDGGRVVIGATREDGVGFDVRTTAAGQKKVLDDALRIAPGLADATILETRVGVRPMSTRPGGLPFAGAVPGSQGLWLASGFGAGGLTMGPLIGDGLARAILGEDASDIAHLRL from the coding sequence GTGATCGACACATCTGCTCGGGTTGCCGTCATCGGCAGCGGAATCGCCGGGGCCGGCGTTGCCTTCGGCCTGGCCTCACGTGACGTCGACGTCACCGTCTTCGATGACGCCATGGCCGGTCAGGCGACCGCCGCCAGCGCCGGGATCATCGCGCCCTGGGTCTCGACGAGCACCGGAGCCTACTACGAGACCTACGCCGCCGGCGGCAGCTTCTACCCCGATTTCCTCGCCCGACTGAGCGGACTCGGGATCCCCGAACTCGGATACCGCAGATCCGGGGCCCTCGTCGTCAACCGCGACCCCGATGCCCTGGCCGAGGCGGCCGGGCACGTCCGTGGTCGGGTTGCGGCCGCCGGGAGCGTGGCCGGCGAGGTCTACGACATCGACTCCGCGAACCTCGCTGAGCTCTTCCCGCCGATCGGTCCGGACATGACCGGGCTCTTCGTCACGGGTGGCGGCAGAGTCGACGGGCGCACCCTGCGCGATGCCGTCCTGACAGGGGCGAAGGCCTATGGTGCTTCACTCGTGAGCGACTCCGCCAGAAGCATCGCACCGGCCGGGAGCACGAGCGAGGGCACATGGACGGTGGGAACCACCTCGGCGACGGAGGACTTCGACGCCATCGTCATCGCCGGTGGGGCGCGCAGCACCGAGATCCTCGACCGGCTCGGTCACACCGTCTCGATCACGCCACAGCGTGGGCAGCTCGTGCACCTGAGCCTGCGCGGGACCAACACCTCACCATGGCCGACGGTGCATCCGCTCGACCACCACTACATCACTCCTTTCGACGGGGGCAGAGTCGTCATCGGCGCCACCCGCGAGGACGGCGTCGGATTCGACGTGCGCACCACGGCGGCGGGCCAGAAGAAGGTGCTAGACGACGCTCTGAGGATCGCCCCAGGACTCGCCGACGCGACGATCCTGGAGACGAGAGTCGGCGTCAGGCCCATGTCGACCCGTCCGGGCGGGCTGCCGTTCGCAGGAGCGGTCCCCGGCTCCCAGGGACTGTGGCTGGCCTCGGGCTTCGGTGCGGGTGGCCTGACGATGGGCCCGCTCATCGGTGACGGGCTGGCCAGAGCGATCCTCGGCGAAGACGCCTCCGACATCGCACATCTGCGTCTGTGA
- a CDS encoding FAD-dependent oxidoreductase produces MTTNPFRVAIVGAGPAGIYAADLLTKAERDFEISIDLFERLPTPFGLVRYGVAPDHPRIKGIVNALIKVLDRGDIRLFSNVEYGVDIALEELTDRYDAVVFSTGCFVDASLSLPGVDLPGSYGAAEFVNWYDSHPDVAQTWPLEAEKVAVIGNGNVALDVARVLSKQPDDLHTTEIPDHVYEGLKSSRVTDVHVFGRRGPAQAKFTPLELRELGHVKDVDLIVYPEDFEFDDGSLEAIEASNQTKQVAKTLTDFTMREPVGAKRRLHLHFLHAPVAVLGEDRVMGLRTERMELDGSGGVLGTGTFHDWEFEAVYRAVGYAGTALPQLPFDAGKGVIPNHEGRVVDSDDQVSSAEADVVQGVYATGWIKRGPVGLIGHTKGDALETIGHILDDRAAGVLTEPVYPDEGSIVDLLESKGVDYADWEGYHRVEVAEKVLGEAQGRERVKIATREGMLAEARNQVRSESHSGI; encoded by the coding sequence ATGACGACGAACCCCTTCCGAGTGGCTATCGTGGGTGCCGGCCCTGCCGGGATCTATGCGGCCGATCTGCTGACCAAGGCCGAGCGTGATTTCGAGATCAGTATTGATCTCTTCGAGCGTCTGCCGACTCCGTTCGGACTTGTCCGCTATGGGGTGGCTCCGGACCATCCGCGGATCAAGGGTATCGTCAATGCGTTGATCAAGGTCCTCGATCGGGGTGACATCCGTCTGTTTTCGAATGTGGAGTACGGTGTTGACATCGCCTTGGAGGAGTTGACCGATCGGTATGATGCGGTGGTCTTCTCGACCGGTTGCTTCGTCGATGCTTCGTTGAGTCTTCCTGGTGTGGATCTGCCTGGTTCGTATGGGGCTGCGGAGTTCGTCAATTGGTATGACTCGCATCCGGATGTGGCCCAGACGTGGCCTTTGGAGGCGGAGAAGGTTGCTGTCATCGGCAATGGCAATGTGGCCCTCGATGTGGCGCGGGTGTTGTCGAAGCAGCCCGATGATCTCCATACGACGGAGATTCCCGATCATGTCTATGAGGGGTTGAAGTCATCGCGGGTGACCGATGTGCATGTGTTCGGCAGGCGCGGGCCGGCTCAGGCGAAGTTCACTCCCTTGGAGCTGCGCGAGTTGGGGCATGTCAAGGATGTCGACCTCATCGTCTATCCGGAGGATTTTGAGTTCGATGACGGGTCGTTGGAGGCGATCGAAGCCAGCAATCAGACTAAGCAGGTTGCGAAGACGCTGACTGACTTCACGATGCGTGAACCTGTCGGGGCTAAGCGTCGTCTGCATCTGCACTTCCTTCATGCGCCGGTGGCCGTTCTCGGGGAGGATCGTGTGATGGGTCTGCGCACGGAAAGGATGGAGCTGGACGGTTCGGGTGGGGTCCTCGGTACCGGCACGTTCCACGACTGGGAGTTCGAGGCTGTGTACCGGGCGGTGGGGTATGCGGGTACCGCGTTGCCGCAGTTGCCCTTCGACGCGGGTAAGGGTGTGATTCCGAATCATGAGGGTCGTGTCGTCGATTCCGACGATCAGGTGTCCTCTGCCGAGGCGGATGTGGTTCAGGGCGTGTATGCGACTGGGTGGATCAAGCGTGGTCCGGTGGGGTTGATCGGGCATACGAAGGGCGATGCTTTGGAGACGATCGGGCATATTCTTGATGATCGTGCCGCGGGTGTGTTGACTGAGCCTGTGTATCCGGATGAGGGCTCGATCGTCGATCTCCTTGAGTCCAAGGGCGTTGACTACGCGGATTGGGAGGGTTATCACCGGGTCGAGGTGGCGGAGAAGGTTCTTGGTGAGGCGCAGGGTCGTGAGCGTGTGAAGATCGCCACTCGTGAGGGCATGTTGGCCGAGGCCCGCAACCAGGTCCGGAGCGAATCCCATTCCGGGATCTGA
- the fdxA gene encoding ferredoxin: MTYIIAQPCVDLKDRACIDECPVDCIYEGNRSLYIHPEECIDCGACEPVCPVEAIFYEDDVPDEWEAYYSANVDFFDDIGSPGGAAAHGVIAGDHPYIAALPPQNTDDG; this comes from the coding sequence ATGACATACATCATCGCTCAGCCCTGTGTCGACCTGAAGGACCGGGCCTGCATCGACGAATGCCCCGTCGACTGCATCTACGAGGGCAACCGCTCGCTCTACATCCACCCCGAGGAGTGCATCGACTGCGGTGCCTGCGAACCGGTGTGCCCCGTCGAGGCGATCTTCTACGAAGACGATGTCCCCGACGAATGGGAGGCCTACTACTCCGCGAACGTCGACTTCTTCGACGACATCGGGTCCCCGGGCGGAGCCGCGGCCCACGGCGTCATCGCCGGAGACCATCCCTACATCGCGGCACTGCCACCGCAGAACACCGACGACGGCTGA
- the cobA gene encoding uroporphyrinogen-III C-methyltransferase, whose protein sequence is MSLFTPQAPGSVLLIGAGPGDLGLLTVKGLRALETADVIVADRLGARSIVDQLEAERGEALDAQIIDVGKHPGHHPVPQSRINEILVEQARLGRRVVRLKGGDPFVFGRGGEEVAHCDDAGIEVHVVPGVTSANSVPAVAGIPLTHRGSATAYTVITGHDQLSELGGGRDHTVVVLMGIGTLAHSAMILARGARGGDCPVAIIEDGFGEGQRVTIGTLHTIASQAARRGVRSPAIVVAGDVVTHSPYAIAAFGEASEAEPQLMRNP, encoded by the coding sequence ATGAGTCTCTTCACGCCCCAGGCACCTGGCAGTGTGCTGCTGATCGGCGCGGGCCCCGGCGATCTGGGACTGCTCACCGTCAAGGGTCTGCGTGCACTGGAGACGGCCGATGTCATCGTCGCCGATCGCCTCGGCGCGCGCAGCATCGTCGACCAGCTCGAAGCCGAACGCGGCGAAGCCCTCGACGCCCAGATCATCGACGTCGGCAAACATCCCGGACACCATCCGGTGCCGCAGTCGCGCATCAACGAGATCCTCGTCGAACAGGCACGGCTGGGCCGTCGTGTCGTTCGGCTCAAGGGCGGAGATCCCTTCGTCTTCGGCCGCGGGGGAGAAGAGGTCGCCCACTGCGATGACGCCGGCATCGAGGTTCACGTCGTGCCGGGTGTCACCAGCGCGAACTCGGTGCCGGCGGTTGCCGGCATCCCGCTCACCCATCGAGGCTCGGCCACCGCCTATACCGTCATCACCGGCCACGATCAGCTCAGCGAACTCGGCGGCGGACGCGATCACACGGTCGTCGTGCTCATGGGCATCGGCACTCTGGCCCACTCGGCGATGATCCTGGCCCGAGGTGCTCGCGGAGGCGACTGCCCCGTCGCGATCATCGAGGACGGATTCGGCGAGGGACAGCGGGTGACGATCGGGACGCTGCACACGATCGCCTCCCAGGCCGCCCGTCGAGGAGTCCGCTCCCCGGCCATCGTCGTCGCCGGCGACGTCGTGACCCACAGCCCCTACGCCATCGCAGCCTTCGGTGAGGCCTCGGAGGCCGAGCCGCAGCTCATGAGGAATCCATGA
- a CDS encoding sulfate adenylyltransferase subunit 1: MTTTPDTTAATATKTLLRFATAGSVDDGKSTLVGRLLHDSKAILADQLEAVTRTSAERGFVGGEFDFALLTDGLRAEREQGITIDVAYRYFATDKRSFILADCPGHVQYTRNMVTGATTADAVVVLIDARAGATEQTRRHLTVVQRLGIQHVILAINKIDLLDYDHLAYAEVEAEIEALSGEIGLDTPHLIPVSALSGDNVAATSANTPWYTGPALLELLETLPSKEEDTADLEPFRLDVQSVLRPQGGLAPGLEPDEYRDYRAVTGQVTSGRIHLGDEIDVHPAGVRTTVVGIDTADGPLDSAGAPLSVALRLADDIDTARGTVLAAAGSLPQPRKTVCAEVFPFTAEGLRSRDRVLVKAGTMTVKGIVTIRSKQNLQTSQTEDAEVLAGNDIGFAEFKLASPLPLADFREHGRSGGFLIIDAQSGATVAAGIHTPEAGRT; the protein is encoded by the coding sequence ATGACGACGACACCCGACACCACCGCCGCGACAGCCACGAAGACCCTGCTGCGCTTCGCCACCGCCGGATCCGTCGATGACGGCAAATCCACCCTCGTGGGCCGCCTGCTCCACGATTCCAAGGCGATCCTCGCCGACCAGCTCGAAGCCGTGACGCGCACCAGTGCGGAACGCGGATTCGTCGGGGGAGAGTTCGACTTCGCCCTGCTCACCGACGGCCTGCGGGCCGAACGCGAACAGGGCATCACGATCGACGTCGCCTACCGCTATTTCGCGACCGACAAGAGGTCGTTCATCCTCGCCGACTGCCCCGGACACGTCCAGTACACACGCAACATGGTCACCGGGGCCACGACCGCCGACGCAGTGGTCGTCCTCATCGACGCCCGCGCCGGAGCCACCGAGCAGACCCGCCGCCATCTCACGGTCGTCCAACGCCTGGGCATCCAGCACGTCATCCTCGCGATCAACAAGATCGATCTCCTCGACTACGACCACCTCGCCTACGCCGAGGTCGAGGCGGAGATCGAAGCGCTGAGCGGAGAGATCGGACTCGACACACCTCACCTCATACCGGTCTCCGCACTGTCCGGCGACAACGTCGCGGCCACCTCGGCGAACACCCCCTGGTACACCGGCCCGGCCCTGCTCGAACTCCTCGAGACCCTGCCCAGCAAGGAGGAGGACACGGCCGACCTTGAGCCCTTCCGCCTCGACGTGCAGTCGGTCCTGCGCCCGCAGGGCGGCCTGGCACCGGGCCTCGAACCCGACGAGTACCGGGACTACCGGGCGGTGACCGGTCAGGTGACGTCCGGGAGGATCCACCTCGGCGACGAGATCGATGTGCACCCGGCCGGGGTGAGGACCACGGTCGTGGGAATCGACACCGCGGACGGGCCCTTGGACAGCGCGGGTGCGCCGCTGTCGGTGGCGCTGCGGCTCGCCGATGACATCGACACCGCACGCGGCACCGTCCTGGCCGCGGCGGGCTCACTGCCCCAGCCGCGCAAGACGGTGTGCGCCGAGGTCTTCCCGTTCACCGCGGAGGGACTGCGCAGCCGCGATCGGGTGCTCGTCAAGGCCGGAACGATGACGGTCAAGGGGATCGTCACGATCAGATCCAAGCAGAACCTGCAGACCTCGCAGACCGAGGACGCCGAGGTGCTGGCCGGCAATGACATCGGGTTCGCCGAGTTCAAGCTGGCCTCCCCGCTTCCGCTCGCGGACTTTCGTGAGCACGGTCGATCCGGGGGCTTCCTCATCATCGATGCTCAGTCGGGGGCGACCGTGGCTGCCGGGATCCACACTCCGGAAGCAGGTCGGACATGA